A region from the Linepithema humile isolate Giens D197 chromosome 1, Lhum_UNIL_v1.0, whole genome shotgun sequence genome encodes:
- the LOC136997342 gene encoding uncharacterized protein F54H12.2-like, which yields MDTPGLMDALLESQTPNQALVRRSRYIRDEQALDLIGHLHCDVFNQDKFLINGVEVRMRLVRSKDLFCLMESNSLSKIRLLDASLLVRRAKISPGVLLSHARMLSKTTAKYPLTKVEVKTFTIHAGLIGESIDNVILGQLPKRVIVGFVDNRAFNGDRKLNPFNFKNYGINFFSLYADGMQIPSRPLQPNFSKDEGLYVEAYHTLFSGTGIHFLNEGNSISREDYGQGYTLFAFDLTPDLSAHCAGHWNLVKHGSLRLEVKFEKALTTTVNCIVYAEFDNILEIDSSRQVIVDFAG from the coding sequence ATGGATACCCCAGGTTTAATGGACGCCCTCCTAGAGTCGCAAACCCCAAATCAGGCTCTCGTGAGACGCTCGCGTTACATTCGAGACGAACAGGCGCTAGATCTCATAGGCCATCTTCACTGCGACGTTTTCAATCAGgataaattcttaatcaaCGGGGTGGAAGTTAGAATGAGGCTCGTTCGCTCGAAAGATTTGTTTTGCCTTATGGAATCTAATTCACTGTCAAAAATACGCCTTCTAGACGCTAGTCTGCTCGTTAGAAGAGCAAAGATAAGCCCTGGTGTGTTACTCTCGCATGCGAGAATGTTGAGTAAAACCACCGCCAAATATCCTCTTACAAAAGTCGAggttaaaacatttacgattCACGCTGGACTCATAGGGGAATCGatagataatgtaatactCGGACAACTGCCAAAACGTGTAATAGTCGGTTTTGTCGATAACAGAGCGTTTAATGGTGATAGAAAACTGAAtccgtttaatttcaaaaactatggtataaatttcttttctctgtatGCCGATGGTATGCAAATTCCCAGTAGACCGTTACAACCGAACTTCTCGAAAGACGAAGGCCTTTACGTCGAAGCCTACCACACGCTCTTCTCGGGAACCGGCATTCACTTCTTGAACGAGGGAAATTCTATAAGTAGAGAGGATTATGGCCAGGGCTACACTCTTTTCGCTTTTGATCTTACCCCCGACTTGTCCGCTCATTGCGCCGGACATTGGAATCTCGTGAAACATGGTAGTTTGCGATTAgaagtgaaatttgaaaagGCGCTTACCACGACCGTTAATTGTATCGTTTACGCAGAGTTCGATAACATTCTAGAAATAGACTCCTCTCGACAAGTTATCGTCGATTTTGCCGGTTAG
- the LOC136997337 gene encoding uncharacterized protein yields MTGLEKLYYDPAHYAGYSAVDNLFRAANLSRSNVARWLEAQDAYTLHRPLRRKFPRMHYNVTNIDDLWEADLIELRNLKSYNDGYAYLLVIIDVLSKYVWVEPLRDKTSNSVMGAFQCVLSRSNGRVPVYLQTDKGKEFVGRPLQKLLEENDIRFRVARNPDVKAAIVERFNRTLKERMWRYFTHKNTRRYIDVLQNIVNAYNHTRHSSTRMQPYVVTRENARIARENITRQWRSNDDEANEKRRKAKYHVGDLVCISRAKVVSEKGYEARWSEEIFRIHRILDWRKPRVYELSDLAGEVIDGIFYEQELARVEKNLQEEEFIVDRVIRSRGRDNNKQVLVSWRGYPSKFDSWIPASSLTPLVRNEDGSISLDSSQQ; encoded by the coding sequence ATGACGggtcttgaaaaattgtactatGATCCCGCGCATTATGCCGGTTATTCGGCTGTTGATAATCTGTTTCGCGCGGCGAATTTATCCCGTAGCAATGTCGCGCGATGGCTCGAAGCGCAAGATGCGTACACACTACATCGTCCATTGCGACGGAAATTTCCACGAATGCATTACAACGTAACGAATATCGACGATCTGTGGGAGGCTGATTTGATCGAACTCCGAAATCTCAAAAGTTACAACGACGGATATGCGTATTTACTCGTGATTATCGATGTACTTAGTAAATACGTCTGGGTAGAACCATTGCGCGACAAGACGAGTAATTCCGTAATGGGAGCTTTTCAGTGCGTGCTCTCGAGAAGTAACGGACGCGTACCCGTATACCTACAAACGGACAAGGGTAAAGAATTTGTCGGGCGACCGCTACAAAAGCttttggaagaaaatgacATTCGTTTTCGCGTAGCCCGCAATCCGGATGTCAAAGCCGCCATCGTCGAGCGCTTCAACAGAACGTTGAAAGAACGAATGTGGCgttattttacgcataaaaatacgcgacgctacatcgatgttttgcaaaatatcgtAAACGCCTATAATCACACCCGTCATTCGAGCACCAGAATGCAACCGTATGTCGTTACGAGAGAAAATGCACGTATCGCACGTGAAAATATAACGCGCCAATGGAGGAGCAACGACGACGAAGCGAACGAGAAACGTCGAAAGGCTAAATACCACGTCGGTGATCTCGTTTGTATCAGTAGAGCAAAAGTCGTCTCCGAGAAAGGATACGAGGCACGGTGGAGCGAGgagatatttcgaattcaCCGTATACTCGATTGGCGAAAACCACGTGTGTACGAACTGAGCGATTTAGCGGGAGAAGTCATAGACGGCATTTTTTACGAACAAGAATTGGCTCGGGTTGAGAAAAACTTGCAGGAGGAGGAGTTTATCGTCGATCGTGTGATAAGAAGTCGGGGTcgcgataataataaacagGTGCTGGTTAGTTGGCGTGGTTATCCCAGCAAGTTTGATTCTTGGATCCCTGCTTCGAGTTTAACCCCGCTTGTTCGAAATGAGGACGGATCAATTTCTCTTGATTCTTCCCAGCAATAG
- the LOC136997346 gene encoding acyl-CoA Delta-9 desaturase-like — protein sequence MGLQVYVVGTLQAIGVNGGIHRFWTHRAYKAKWQLRVILLIFYCIAGMNNPFEWVRDHRVHHKYTDTDADPHNSNRGFFFSHVGWLMMKKHPEVIQKGSQIDMSNVMADPIFIFGCKYFLILNIVFAFLLPILIPVYAWNEIWSRAVMSQILRYVLSLNFAWSVNSAAHMFGSKPYNTQINPSENRLVAFMAYGEGWHNYHHVFPWDYKAAELGDYKLNIVTMYIDLFAKIGWAYDLKQPSAELVKTVLRKKGDGSHWSIVSEANNKTEQ from the exons ATGGG ACTTCAAGTCTACGTCGTGGGTACATTACAAGCAATCGGTGTAAATGGCGGTATTCATCGTTTTTGGACTCACCGAGCTTATAAAGCGAAATGGCAGCTCAGagttatattacttattttctattgcataGCTGGCATG AACAATCCATTTGAGTGGGTGCGAGATCATCGAGTACACCATAAGTACACAGACACAGACGCGGATCCACACAATAGCAATCGAggattctttttctctcatgTCGGCTGGCTGATGATGAAAAAACATCCAGAGGTGATACAAAAAGGTAGTCAGATTGATATGAGTAATGTAATGGCGGATCCCATTTTCATATTCGGTTGCAA atatttcttgatattaaaCATTGTTTTTGCTTTCTTGCTACCGATTTTAATACCCGTATACGCATGGAACGAGATCTGGTCCAGGGCCGTTATGTCACAGATTCTTCGTTACGTACTCAGTTTGAATTTTGCGTGGAGCGTTAATAGTGCAGCTCACATGTTCGGTTCGAAGCCATACAATAC ACAAATCAACCCGTCGGAGAATAGACTCGTGGCGTTTATGGCATATGGCGAGGGTTGGCACAATTATCATCATGTGTTCCCATGGGACTACAAGGCGGCTGAATTAGgagattataaattgaatatagTCACGATGTACATTGACCTATTCGCGAAGATCGGCTGGGCATACGATCTCAAGCAACCATCAGCGGAACTCGTGAAAACTGTCCTTAGGAAAAAAGGAGACGGGAGTCATTGGAGTATTGTATCGGAAGCGAACAATAAAACTGAGCAATGa
- the LOC136997333 gene encoding uncharacterized protein, translated as MPMRLSELPKAFGLTNTSDKGIFPHLFNTNDNQSYVGPLPDIRYYSPDSMNTNEREKFLAWHAEMIRTNYVFDFECEILRYCRNDVNILRRACMSFRKIFLKCGRVCPFEECTTIASTCMRVFRKNFLREREIGIIPPGGYRRANTQSRKALQWLVWKERELGHNITHAGRTREYRLQDGTLVDGYYESVENGITHYHVLQFHGCFWHGCPSCFKINRDRELTVNNERGDTIDLRYERTIATTYRLRRRGYSVIEKWECVFDREMMENREMREFLQNHPMIEIEPLNPRDAFYGGRTGNIVTRYEITDTEKIRYVDVCSLYPYVLKTGVFPIGHPTVYVAEECSTLIGIGPCYNFDSVEGLVRCRVLPPSDLFHPVLPYRVRGKLLFALCRSCCETFSHEECTHEPSEREFEGTWVSLELRKAIDKGYLVTRVCEIWQYTTSRYDPDTQQGGLFTEYINTFLKLKQEASGWPSECEDDVSKEQYLRDYEKTEGVALDKQNIAKNPGLRSVAKLCLNSFWGKFGQRSNLPNTEIVKTQQRLASLLTSPQHEIIEILPVNEEVMYVSWRLREELDVPSPLTNVVIAAFTTAQARLVLYEYLDKLNRRVLYYNTDSCIYVSSGVSDEYEVRKGNFLGDMTDELESYGRGSYIEAFVSGGPKFYAYVVRTAEGQTREVCKVKGITLNFENSRLVNFNSIRELLLRKEREGQEKEEEGTESATVESRSINLCFRAIRRTAFHEIITRDEVKACTPVLLKRRFLDSRCSVPYGYLSER; from the coding sequence atgccaATGCGTTTATCGGAGTTACCGAAGGCTTTTGGCCTGACGAATACTTCGGACAAAGGCatttttccgcatttatttaataccaaCGATAATCAGTCATATGTCGGTCCGTTGCCGgatattcgatattattcACCCGATAGTATGAATACGAACGAGCGAGAAAAGTTTTTAGCGTGGCACGCGGAAATGATTCGTACGAATTATGTGTTTGATTTCGAATGCGAGATATTGCGTTACTGTCGCAACGACGTGAATATTCTGAGACGCGCGTGTATGTCTTTCAGAAAGATTTTCTTGAAGTGCGGTCGCGTGTGTCCGTTCGAGGAATGCACAACAATCGCTTCCACGTGTATGAgggtttttagaaaaaactttttacgtgaaagagaaattggaaTAATTCCACCGGGCGGGTACAGACGCGCGAATACCCAATCGCGGAAGGCGCTTCAGTGGCTGGTGTGGAAGGAGCGCGAGCTCGGACATAACATCACCCACGCAGGACGCACTCGGGAATATCGTCTGCAAGACGGCACGCTAGTCGATGGTTATTACGAGTCGGTGGAAAACGGTATAACACACTATCACGTGTTGCAATTCCACGGTTGTTTTTGGCACGGATGTCCGTCGTGTTTTAAGATTAATCGCGATAGGGAACTAACGGTAAACAACGAACGCGGCGATACGATTGATTTGCGTTATGAGCGCACCATCGCAACAACGTATCGTCTTCGAAGACGGGGGTACTCGGTGATAGAGAAGTGGGAATGCGTCTTTGATCGCGAAATGATGGAAAATAGGGAAATGcgtgaatttttacaaaatcacCCGATGATAGAAATTGAGCCGCTCAACCCGCGCGATGCGTTCTACGGTGGACGTACGGGGAACATCGTGACGCGGTACGAGATTACGGATACGGAGAAGATACGTTACGTGGATGTGTGTTCTCTGTACCCGTACGTACTGAAGACCGGGGTTTTCCCGATCGGACATCCCACGGTGTACGTCGCGGAGGAATGCTCGACTCTAATTGGCATAGGACCgtgttacaattttgattCCGTCGAAGGTCTCGTGCGTTGCAGGGTACTCCCTCCGAGTGATCTCTTTCACCCCGTATTACCCTATCGCGTGCGTGGAAAGCTACTATTCGCGTTGTGTCGCAGTTGTTGCGAAACATTTTCACACGAAGAATGTACCCACGAGCCGTCCGAGCGAGAATTCGAGGGTACGTGGGTATCGCTTGAATTGCGCAAAGCCATCGACAAAGGTTATCTCGTAACGAGGGTTTGTGAGATTTGGCAATACACCACATCTCGCTACGATCCCGATACACAGCAGGGTGGATTATTCACGgaatatataaacacatttttaaaattgaaacaagaaGCCAGCGGATGGCCGAGCGAGTGTGAGGATGACGTGTCTAAAGAACAATATCTTCGCGACTACGAGAAAACCGAGGGTGTCGCTCTCGATAAGCAAAACATCGCGAAAAATCCTGGTTTGCGCTCGGTCGCGAAGCtatgtttaaattctttttggggGAAATTTGGTCAACGATCCAACCTGCCGAATACCGAGATCGTAAAAACTCAACAGCGTTTAGCGAGTTTACTCACGAGTCCTCAGCATGagataatcgaaatattaCCCGTAAACGAGGAAGTGATGTATGTTTCGTGGCGACTGCGAGAAGAGCTGGACGTACCCTCGCCTCTTACTAACGTAGTTATAGCGGCTTTCACGACGGCACAGGCGCGTCTTGTATTATacgaatatttagataaattgaatcgtcgcgttttatattacaataccGACTCGTGTATTTACGTGAGCAGCGGTGTCTCCGATGAATACGAAGTGCGTAAAGGTAATTTCCTAGGCGATATGACGGACGAACTCGAGAGCTATGGTCGCGGTAGCTATATCGAGGCGTTTGTATCGGGTGGTCCGAAATTTTACGCATACGTGGTTCGCACAGCGGAAGGGCAAACGCGAGAAGTTTGCAAAGTAAAGGGCATAACtctaaatttcgaaaactcacgcttagttaattttaatagtattagggaattattattacgtaaagAGCGAGAAGGTcaagagaaggaggaggaagggACGGAGTCGGCAACGGTAGAATCGCGTTCGATAAATCTATGTTTCAGAGCAATTCGACGTACAGCCTTTCACGAAATAATAACACGCGACGAAGTGAAAGCTTGCACACCCGTGTTGCTAAAACGTAGATTTCTCGACAGTCGTTGTTCCGTCCCTTATGGATATTTATCCGAACGCTAA
- the LOC136997331 gene encoding uncharacterized protein, translating into MSNAQQIADALFGEISDSASESGQTETTPDSQPTPGPRPTPSPQPTAEPAAKPPDAPKRPVSRPPRPGTSVQRSDRENRRKAILLLAPLPPPKPRRRSCVATAVRSRPPTRPPTEASPGNPPGPATPDSPPAFVAGPDKAAVPAPGSTTPGASPVATGPSRPPPRLIRRPAPARPASTPGPAMPDLPPASSGQPALARSIGLGPRQPGPQVVTVTLGDGTEVKVPFLTAILGRKYRIRTATGRWIIRFDRRGRPRSVQRLV; encoded by the coding sequence ATGTCCAACGCACAGCAAATAGCGGACGCCCTATTCGGGGAAATCTCCGACAGCGCGAGCGAGTCCGGTCAGACCGAGACCACACCGGATTCCCAGCCGACGCCAGGGCCTCGACCAACCCCGAGCCCCCAGCCAACGGCGGAGCCAGCAGCCAAGCCGCCCGATGCCCCGAAGCGACCTGTTTCTCGGCCGCCCCGACCCGGGACGTCAGTACAACGCTCGGACCGGGAGAACCGCCGAAAAGCGATCCTGCTCCTCGCCCCGTTGCCACCGCCAAAGCCCAGGCGACGGTCGTGCGTCGCGACCGCCGTTCGCAGCCGACCACCCACCCGGCCGCCCACCGAAGCCAGCCCGGGTAACCCGCCAGGGCCAGCCACGCCCGACTCGCCGCCGGCCTTTGTCGCCGGCCCCGATAAGGCCGCCGTTCCGGCACCCGGGTCTACCACGCCCGGCGCATCGCCCGTCGCCACCGGCCCCAGTCGGCCTCCGCCCAGGCTCATCAGGCGCCCCGCCCCGGCCAGACCAGCCTCAACGCCCGGGCCAGCCATGCCCGACCTGCCACCAGCCAGTTCCGGCCAACCCGCGCTCGCCAGGTCTATTGGACTGGGACCCCGGCAACCTGGGCCCCAAGTGGTGACCGTGACACTGGGCGACGGCACCGAGGTCAAGGTCCCGTTCCTCACCGCCATCCTCGGCCGGAAGTACCGGATCCGCACCGCGACCGGACGGTGGATCATCCGGTTCGACCGCCGTGGCCGTCCCCGTAGCGTACAGCGCTTAGTCTAA